atttaccaAAACTTTAAACCATTTAGTTCTTATTGATCGCCTTATGCCATATTGTAATTGCGCGTCGATGTGTTCCTTACTAAAACGTAGCTGCGTAGAAAAATATCATTCCGCAGTGTTTTCTCGTTCAGGATTTTGCAGGTAGTAATATCCTATGTAGTTTTTCTTGATGCCCGAAATTGCCTCATCATTTTCGGTGTCATGTAATGGTAGTTGGTCGTTGTCCTCGTCTTCGCCAtcgtcttcatttttatccacaatttcttcttcattttcgtcttcatctttctctttttccgtGCCACTTTGAATGCTCCTCTTACTTCTCTTTTCACGGGTCATCCTTGTTCCAAATGGGTTAAGctgaaatttcaaaaaaggattaaaaaaatgtaaattctTCATGTTGGTATGACACTTTTCGTAATGGTCATCACTAAAGTGACACACTACACACTGTTCATCTTTTcacatgaaaaatttattaaccttatataaagTGAGCAACAAGAGAGATAATCCCAACACTTTGCAAAATTCTACTGCAACATTGGGAAGGGTTACGGAAGATTCAAAGTTTTCATGGTCAATAATTGTAGATACGGGTGACACACCATGATGTGTCATTTGGTCGAATGCTACTTCCTTTGGCAATGCGCCCATTGAGGGTACTTTTTTCAATGGTACTTTCTTTGGTACCGGGTTAGGTACCCCCTTAAAGTGACCTTCTGCTTTGGTAATTTTCTGTTGAACTTTCTTCCCTGATGACTTAAGCCCCATGATGAAGTTTAAGTCTGGCAATTCCTGTTCGCACGATAATGCAGaagattttattttgttatacttatttttaaaacgatTCAATTTACCAGAGTACTTACTAGTAGCCACGCGCAACGATTCCTTCGTAATATTGTCATATAAATTTACACTTTCGATAATGTAACTGCAGTAAGAATCTCTACCGCTCAGATTACCCCTACTAATTTGATCAAAAATGCTATCAAAACTTACACTATAATCATATAgctgttttaatttttgaaaagcGTCTCTATTACACCTTGACAAATTAATGTACACACATTTAGGACCATCAATTTttctgaaaattttatcaaaggTATTGTCAACCAGACGATTTTCCACAGATttgggaatattttttgttatatgatcATTTAACCAAAAGTTAAAGTAATCACAACAGTTGGAAGGACTGGAGCCAATTACCTCCCCTATTTCGTAAAATGTTTTTGTTGCATTGCtaacttttttgcaaatctTAGAAAGATTTGATTCTCTTTGGTAATTACTTCCCAACAAATCGGAACATTCTTCGTACTCTGGACCATCATCACGGACATGGTCTAATTGTACATAGAATTTGTATAACGGGAATTCtttcaaaaaggggtactaaaaataaaatacatgcatggaaaaattcatattttgaaaaaaaaattatttttttttgcactttgcGAAAATTACAGTGTTAAAGCAAGGCGAAGCCCAAAAATGACGCTAACGAAAATGCACCCTTTCTGCTAATAAAATATGGTGATGGCTGTCCATTTTATTGGGGTACTTTTTTAAACGAGTTAAACAGTTAAATTGAATTGAACGTATTCATCTGTATAAACATTCATACATGCGCGAGAAAGCAATGCACTAGTCAAATGCGCAGTctgcacatatattttttaatttaaattttttgcaaatactTTTCAGTGAGAATTGTTCCTGAGATAACCCTGCACAGCAAGGATGTAACACAAGTACTAAATCCCGTGCAAATACTTTTAATTACATAACAAATTAaacaatacaaaaaatgtgcccCATATGGTGCAAGACCTATTGTACTGcgcaattatatatatattttttttttttaaagttcaTTCACACGCAATCTATATTTGTTTCCTAACAAATTAATTCTTGGAAAAGTTAATGTGTTACgtgaataaatattatgtataacACACGTTGAACcatttatacataatttaaattgtttacaaatttttttttaccgatAAGTACTGAGGATTATAAAGatgtcacaatttttttttaataatttattcattcTTCGTTATAAATACTGTTCTATTTCAGACATTGCACACTGCTTTGTAACACTTTTATGTGTTACATCTTTTGTCTGAATGTGTAGCAACACaaacgaaatttttaaacaggTGCAGGAAAAATGACATGAATGCATAAATGTCACCCACCCAAAGTGaaccattttaatttaataattaataacgataataatgacaaaaaagagaaaaatttaacaataaTTGCGTCATTTGAAATTTTGTATAGTATTAAAACTTTTCGGATTTTATAACCCACAACTAGCTaaagattatttttttctttttttgtacggCACACCGCTTACCCGGAAGTGTATacattgtatatttttaattctgttAATCagacacacatgcacaccaattaaaaaattggttACCTctatgaaaaagaaattttaaatgatcATAATTTGAACATCtttgaaagggaaaaaaaaaaaaggaatggtGGGAACGTTTGTTCATCCCTAATTGGTAAAAATATAGtttcacataaaaattaaaaacaattattaCAATGCTTCTAAAAAGAttcaaattgttaaaaaatgtttttaacgCGTTTTTTCCAAGTGTACTATGATaatgaaaggaaaattcCCCCTTCTGCACAATTTAAATgttacctctttttttttttggtgtttcCCCTGATGCACTTCCATACGTTTAGTTAACATTTGTGCGGATAAAACTGCTCAGATTGTCTGGACACCTATTTGTCACAAAGGATGAGCTTCCCTCGTCAGTAAAGTGGTATCCCTAATGAGGGAACCACTTGTGGAATTCCCTTTCCCAAAACCAAACACAACACAATGCAACattaatttattcataaaagAAGAATGAAATTTTGTCTTCTTTTTCTGAACGTTTCTGTTCTTTCATAACGTGGTCAACCTTCCATGTGCTGATTGTTCTTTTACATAAGAGGTGATTCGCATGTTTGTACACAATTCGAAAGGAGGCATTTGTTCTGATGAAACGCTTCACTAACCGCTGGCCAATAATCTATTTAGATGTGCACAGATATATACGGTGTCATCAATATTGGGGTGTGCATACACTGAATGTCATAAAATAAACCTCCTGTGCACTCAAGAATGTGCCCCAGAACGAACAACAATAATTTGCTATATataaggaaggaaagaaattatGTTCCTCTTTCGAAGCAATCATAAATGGATTGTTTTTAAGTataattgcttttttttaacaaatcgTCCTCTTGTGAACCATTTTGGTAgatctattttttcttcaaaataatatttatttaaaaaactttttaGCTCAGAAATGCACATTACTAATGCTATTAATGTTAAACTGATGTGCTAATACAttaatgtacaaaaaagaacaaaaaaaacaaaaaaaacataattaaaaaattgattcaTTCGTGATAGGCAACGAATTGCCTACTAAGTAgctaacaaaaaaagtgtatacTCACAACACTAATGAAAACACAAATAATATGACACAGCtcggaaattaaaaaaaaatacagttcGCATATTTTGTCTGTCTTTACAAATCAtcttaaaaatttgcatttaAAACCAAAAGcagtatttttaaaaatgtccaaACGGTTAAGTCGCTGCACGCTTCACTTCGCAGTATTGTGTTCAATATAACTGAAAGGGTTTGGCTCCTCATACTGTTCCTTGTCTaacaaagaaatgaaaaagtaataaacaaatatatgaaatagtagaaaaaataaaaaaatgggcaaactAATAACAAGGGGTGCAACACAtctttatgtaatttatttaaacacaaaagattttttttttcttttaaactatttttacatataaggGGTAATTTATAGGCATTATCACCGCCTTCTGCAAACTCGTTGAACGCAGCTTCTTCAGACCTGTGAAAATGAGtaaatgcaaattttttatttattaaaatcaTCAGGTACTTTCCTTCTAAACATTTTGttctaaatattttaaaacaagATGtaggacttttttttttccccctttttatgcttaCATATCTCCTGACTTGTTTGCCGCCACGGCGAAGGCGACAAGCACAATTAATAATCCCCCCGCAGCAGAGTACAGAATTcctataaataaaaaaaaaattgataaaaatgttggtagtataaacaaaataaaagggcataaaaaatgtacattcttttgtctttctttttcgtccTGCATATGCAAATGCTTACTTGTTGGGAATCCCTGCTTCGTACTGTTCTGTAAAGAATCGTAATACTCTTTCTCAACACAGATGTTGTACTCCCTCGAGTTATGGTCAAAAAATCTTAAACAGTATCCTATAATTGAGCAGcatagttttttttcgtcatcgTTAGAATTATCTTCCCATAAATTCAAATCTTTGGCATTCTCACAACTTTCaggaaaattataattattacacACACTGTTTTTCCATAAACTGTGTGGGTCCTCATTCCTTTTGTTGTCACTTCTAGCTGCACTATCTTGCATATTAAGATTTTGGTACTGCGCATTACTATTCGCATCGTCATTGTGCTGGTCTTTATTTTCGCCTTCTTCGCCATTCGATTTTTCCGCACCACTCGATTGTGCATTTTGACTTCTTACCGAATTTGATCTTCCGCTAAGCTCATTTGTCTTGGAAAAGTTATGCAATTGGAGATCTCTCTCCTCCTCTGCATTTCCTTGTTTTGAGGCAGAATTTTGCTCCTTCGATGATTTACCCcttgcatctttttttctgaaccTCTGATCTGAGCAGGGAGTGACGATCCTTCGTTTTGTGCTACATCGGATTTTGCATCTTCCACTTCGGTGGAATCCATGCCTTCACTACCTCTagtaactttatttttaccatcTCTGACACTATCACCCTCATTAGTAGGGTTAATTGAGTTACGGTTAAGAGTACCTCTTCCTTTATTCTCCCCATTCTCATCAACCTCAGGTGCATCTGGAACACGTCCAGCGCCATCCCCTCCTGCACTTGGCGAATCCGCATTTGGAACCAGATCACTTCCGCCACTACTTCCGCCACTACTTCCGCCACTACTTCCGCCACTACTTCCGTCACTACTTCTGTCACTACTTCTACCACCACTTCTATCACTTCGACTGTCCCCTATTGCTCCTCCACCTTGATCACGTTCATCTGTGTGACTGCCTTGATCGATGCTCACATCTCTTGGAATCGCAGAGGGGCTAGTTACACGCTCATCAGTATCCGTTATACTTCTCCCCCCAAGTGTACTCCGCAAAGAAGCGTCATCCATTTGACCATTGACAGCTCCTCTACTTCTTTCATCGCTTCCTCCTTCATGCGATCTTATTTCGTGCGATGTTGGATCTCCCCGTTTTACATCTTTCGTATTTTCCACCGTAATTTTTACATCCTTGTACACTTCACaattgcacaattttgtataCTCATCATCTTTAagatttagaattttttcaaaatccCTCAAATTGCACTCTTTGCATAATTCATTGAGAAACTTCATAGCGGTTTCGttacttccctttttaacgtACTTTTCATCATCCTTAACCATATCATACTTTTTCGAAATAGTATCCCATTGCTCCTTCTTTAGTATGATCCATGATTCATAACCTGTGCATGTTCTTTTACATTCATGTTCGTTATTGCATCTATTTTCGTTAAGAAGTCCATTTCTTTCTTTACATATTCCttctaaattttgtaattttttgggTCTTTGTTCATCATATTCTTTTCCCCACTCTTGAACCCATCGTTGGAATTGAGGAATTTCTTCTAAAGTGGCATCTTTCGTGCATTCCTTAATGTCTTCATTACCTTCTTTACCTTTAACTGATGACAAAAGATTATTCCAGAATTCTTCCTTGTTAGCATTCCACCATTCTGCCCGATCActctttgccttttcatcatttccAAAAACttgtttcaatttttcttctaccTCTTTAGAATTTCCATACTCCACTATATCTGTTCCCTTAATCAGATCTCCAAAATCAGCATAATCTCTATTTAGGTCATTACAAAATTCTTCACTATTAAAGCTATTATGCTTCTTCCATTTATTGAATAATAATTGCGATTCAGTGTTTAGTGAAAGAAGGAGTTGCTCTTTCATGTCATTCTTTTCGTTTCCACTTTTCGCATTCACAAGGTTGTTAATGCACATTTGTACTCTTCTATCTGGGATGCAGATATCATGTTCGTGTACTCCATTTAAATTGCAGTGCCATTCCCCGCGTTCCATCTTGGACTTACAGCCACTGATTAGAGAAGTATTCGAGAAAACGTATTTTTCGACATTATTCGTAGGAGTTTTACCATTATTCACTGACGAAGTTGAGGCACCTGCACCCTCTGCGTGATCTCTGCTTTCATTGCCTCTCGTTGGGTCTTCAACAAGTGGCTCAAAATCtctgtcattttttcttctataaAGCTTTCCCCCACATTCAGTGCTTTTTCCACGTTTTCATctaatccttttttatgattcaTTTTagccttttccatttcaATAAAAGATTGGTCTTCCCTAATTTCAGTGTTTTCCACCCCTTGTGATTGTTTCTTCACCGGTGTGTAACCAATTGCATCTactgttctttttatttttaaaaattcaccattttgctgaaaaaatgaggaaaatttACGCGCTCCCTTGCTATTTACTCctaatcttttttttgatatatcTGAAGATGCTTCCGCTTGGCCATTTTCTACTGGTGAAAGAGCGCCTGCGTCTTTACTTGCTACACAAATTGA
This sequence is a window from Plasmodium cynomolgi strain B DNA, scaffold: 0010, whole genome shotgun sequence. Protein-coding genes within it:
- a CDS encoding hypothetical protein (putative), whose translation is YPFLKEFPLYKFYVQLDHVRDDGPEYEECSDLLGSNYQRESNLSKICKKVSNATKTFYEIGEVIGSSPSNCCDYFNFWLNDHITKNIPKSVENRLVDNTFDKIFRKIDGPKCVYINLSRCNRDAFQKLKQLYDYSVSFDSIFDQISRGNLSGRDSYCSYIIESVNLYDNITKESLRVATSKYSGKLNRFKNKYNKIKSSALSCEQELPDLNFIMGLKSSGKKVQQKITKAEGHFKGVPNPVPKKVPLKKVPSMGALPKEVAFDQMTHHGVSPVSTIIDHENFESSVTLPNVAVEFCKVLGLSLLLLTLYKVNKFFM